The genomic interval GAATATCGGGACAACGTGATCTACCTTTACATATTCGAGCACATTCAACGGCATTGCGGGATAGGCAGCTTCCTCAGGTTCCTGTACCACGCACAATCCACCCAATCGCTTGATTGACCACATCCCGGAAGTTCCGTCGTCCAGCATACCGGTCAGCACTACCCCTATGACACGCGATCCGAAATTATAAGCGGCGGATCGGAAAAGCGCATCTACAGATGGCCGGAAACGATTTTCCTTTGGACCCTTTTTAATGAGGATCCGGTCGCCTTCAATCAGCATATGACGATCCGGCGGAGCAATATAAATATACCCGCGTTGAATAGTTTCCCCGTCCGCTGGGTGTACCGTCGTAAGTTTTCCTTTATAGGATAAAATTTCCGGCAGCATGCTGATGGAATCAGCAGAAATATGCTGTACTATAAAAACGGACGCATTAAAATTAACTGGTAAGGACGCCGCAATTTCTTTTAAGGCATTCACTCCGCCAGCTGAAGAACCAATCACAACGATATCTCGATTTTCCATATTCGTTTCACCTCCCTAAGCAAATTGAATAGCTCTTTCTTCTACTTATAATATTATTTTAATTTTAAGAAACCCTGTAAATCATACCATTATTGTCATCCAATACCCGAAGTAAGCCATCATTAAGAACAGTATTTTATTCGAAAAGGACCAAAACACACAGAGATTTACACATAAAAATTATTCCAGAAATAATAAAAAAATACCTTAAAATAGAATTTTATATTTTCTTTTCTAAGGTATTTCCCGAATGGTGTAACTACATTTTTCGAGTGACATTGATTACCTCAGCCGGTTATTTTTTAGATCCTGATTAGTAAAACTTTCACCTAATCCAGTTCAGTATATCCGTCGTCCCCCAGAATATCATGGCCATTGTTTTCTTTAAAATCTTTCACAATGTCCCGTTTTTCCTGTTTATTTTTTGGGTCAACACTGATGATAATTCCTCCTTCCTTCATACTTTCTCCGTATGAATCAGTGTGTTCATCCGGAATACGTGAATTGATATATGAACCGGCCGTTCTATCCGCCGGCATCTCATTCGCACTTCCTGCTATTCTTTTAAACCAAGTATTGGAAATGGCAATACCCAGGCCAGGCAGGGAGATCATACTGGTGACGGAAATAATCGCTTCGGCAATAACAATCTTAGCTTTGTCCAATGCAGAATCAGGTTCCTTTTCCTCTTCCGTTCCTGCATCCACCAAAGATGGATTTTCGTAAATATTCAGTGTTTCGTCAGACATCAGCACTGAAATATCATCAGGCGTATGCCCTCGCCGGATCAGGGATTTATATGCTTTGTCAGCATCCTTTTTTGAGAAAAATACCGCTGAAACAGTGCCAGGCGAATTATATGATATTGCTGAACGATTCATTAAATTGTGTTAATCAAGTGGTATTAAATCCGCTTCTTTAAAATTCTCCTCTATATTTTCACCTTCTTCATTTTTGTAACGGCAAAGTACTTCTCCTGTGAATCCAGACTCGTTTTCGTCATTACTGACCACAGTCATTCCCTTTGTGCCGTTTTTCACTTTTACCCAGTCACCTTCTTTAAATTTTGGATCGTTCATAATTATAGATTTAGTTTTTGTTCTTTTTTTATTCTTTTTATCCTTCTTATCGTCTTTTGAAAATATTTTTTGTAAAAACATTTTCTTCTCTTCCTATTTGACCATTACAGGACCAATGCTGATCTCGCTGTCGATTGAAGATTGAAAATCAAGTATAAATGCATTT from Dyadobacter sp. NIV53 carries:
- a CDS encoding chemotaxis protein CheB, with protein sequence MENRDIVVIGSSAGGVNALKEIAASLPVNFNASVFIVQHISADSISMLPEILSYKGKLTTVHPADGETIQRGYIYIAPPDRHMLIEGDRILIKKGPKENRFRPSVDALFRSAAYNFGSRVIGVVLTGMLDDGTSGMWSIKRLGGLCVVQEPEEAAYPAMPLNVLEYVKVDHVVPIFGIAPLLSELVEGRVPEPEPLFTPERERMKIEIDIAAQNNAFESGVMDMGEFTPITCPECKGVLIRLTEGNLIRYRCHTGHSFHSSSLLGGLSESVESRLWEALKSMEELVISLTESADAFERNGNVSFAEEYYEKAEIVREKAKRLHAFIFE